The proteins below are encoded in one region of Telopea speciosissima isolate NSW1024214 ecotype Mountain lineage chromosome 10, Tspe_v1, whole genome shotgun sequence:
- the LOC122641696 gene encoding cytochrome P450 71B37-like: MDLLSVLVLFFLSLLSLLLLKGKKKNGKGFKLPPSPPGLPIIGNLHQIGSLPHHTVAQFSKKYGQVMLFYFGRTPVVFVSTPEMAKEVLKNQDSNMCSRPPLPGPRKISYNFKDISFTPYGEWWREIRKICALELFCPKAVQSYLFVREEEIACMVDSIAKASPAPVDLSEKIASVIDKVICRTAFGKIYNGRDFDDGKLTEAVRDVLVCLNNFSGDDIFPSFGWIINMLTGHTARVDRALHNLDKFFEKAIEDHLDSNRPKPEREDIIDVLLRLQRDQSSRIPITKDHIKGVLKDVFLGSVDSGALSMVWAMTELTRHPRVMKKVQAEIRSHVGSKGKVDESDIQSLHFFKAALKESWRLHPPSPLLFARETMCDCKLDGYDIPNKTRIHVDVFAVQRDPRYWKNPDEYIPERFIDNPIDVNGQSYEYLPFSSGRRICPGITMGLAIVEPIVANLLYGFDWKLPSGMTVEDINMEESFNLSSNKKTPLILVPIPWNAKLVE; this comes from the exons ATGGATTTGCTTTCAGTTCTAgttctgttcttcctttctctcctatCTCTTCTGCTTctcaaaggaaagaagaaaaatgggaagGGATTCAAGCTTCCACCTTCCCCACCTGGCCTTCCTATCATAGGCAACTTGCACCAAATTGGTTCACTTCCTCACCATACTGTAGCTCAGTTCTCCAAGAAATATGGTCAAGTCATGCTGTTCTACTTTGGTAGGACTCCTGTGGTGTTTGTCTCAACCCCTGAAATGGCAAAAGAAGTCTTAAAGAACCAAGATTCCAATATGTGTAGTAGACCTCCCCTTCCAGGCCCAAGAAAGATTTCCTACAATTTCAAAGATATTTCTTTCACACCCTATGGAGAGTGGTGGAGAGAGATTCGCAAGATTTGTGCTCTTGAGCTTTTTTGTCCAAAGGCTGTTCAGTCTTATCTGTTCGTGAGGGAAGAAGAGATTGCTTGTATGGTTGATTCTATTGCCAAGGCTTCTCCAGCTCCTGTTGATCTCTCTGAGAAGATAGCCTCTGTCATAGATAAAGTGATATGCAGGACTGCTTTTGGAAAGATTTATAATGGAAGAGACTTCGATGATGGTAAACTCACTGAAGCAGTTCGTGATGTCTTGGTCTGCTTGAACAATTtttctggagatgatatctttCCCTCTTTTGGGTGGATCATTAATATGCTCACTGGACATACTGCAAGGGTTGATAGGGCACTCCATAATTTGGATAAATTCTTTGAGAAAGCTATTGAAGATCACCTTGATTCTAATAGGCCGAAGCCTGAACGCGAAGACATCATCGATGTCTTGCTCCGACTACAAAGAGATCAGTCCAGTAGAATTCCCATCACCAAAGACCATATCAAGGGAGTACTCAAG GATGTATTCCTTGGTTCAGTGGACTCAGGTGCTCTTAGCATGGTGTGGGCAATGACAGAACTTACAAGGCACCCAAGAGTGATGAAGAAGGTGCAGGCTGAAATCAGAAGCCATGTTGGAAGTAAAGGAAAAGTCGATGAAAGTGATATCCAGAGCCTTCATTTCTTTAAAGCAGCATTGAAGGAGAGCTGGAGGCTGCACCCACCTTCTCCTCTATTGTTTGCTCGAGAAACCATGTGTGATTGTAAGTTAGATGGTTATGACATACCCAACAAAACAAGAATCCATGTCGATGTTTTTGCAGTCCAGAGAGATCCAAGATATTGGAAGAACCCAGATGAGTACATCCCTGAGAGATTCATAGACAATCCCATTGATGTGAATGGGCAAAGTTATGAGTATTTGCCATTTTCATCTGGTCGAAGGATCTGTCCTGGAATTACTATGGGACTTGCAATTGTTGAACCCATAGTTGCAAATCTTTTGTATGGCTTTGATTGGAAACTGCCTAGTGGGATGACAGTTGAAGACATCAATATGGAGGAGTCGTTTAATCTTTCCAGCAACAAGAAAACGCCTCTCATTTTAGTGCCCATTCCCTGGAATGCCAAACTGGTTGAGTAG